The Nostoc sp. NIES-3756 DNA window CTCCAAAAGCACCTACCCATGCAACTTTACCCTTTTCTTTGACTGCTGATACTAAGGGGGTTGTGGGTAAGTCACGTTGGAAGAATGGTAATGCGCCTTCTGGGGTGAGAACTGCATCCACACCTTGATTTACTAAAGTTAAATACCCTTCTGTATAGCCTGTAATGGCACGTCGCAATCCTTGGGGAAGGAGTTTAATTTTGTTGGGAATATTGCCCTGAACAATACCTACTTTTATGGCTGCGTCTGGGGGTTGGGCAATGGGGGCGTTATATAAATAAAAACCAATTAAATGTAGGGTAATTAATAATACTGTGGCTGTTGCTAAATATTTACTTAACACCTCATGTTTGCGATTTAGCCAGCCTTCAGCAATTAAACCGTTGATACTGACGATCGCGGCTGTGACAAGATTGGGACCGGAGATTTGCCCCAGGTGTAAAATTACTAGGTTGTATGGTGATTGGGTATAAGCTAGGGAACTCCACCATAAAGATCCCGCACTCCACAAGCTTTCTAAGGCGCACCAGATAGCCGTAGCAATGAGGATACGTAGCCAGGATTTCTGTTCAGAAAGACGGGTTAAACAAGCTGCCCAAATAGCGACAAGTACCCCACCGTAGAGGCTGACGAATGATAAACAAAAGATGGCGATCGCCAAACTCGGCCACCAAGGCACACCCAACCAATCCATAGGATGGATGCCAGTGATCCAAAATAGGGCTACGCCGTGGTAACCGATGCCCCAGGCTAGGCCGAGTAGGGGAGGTGGGGGAGATGAGGAAGTGGGGGAAGTGGGGGAAGTGGGGGGAGATGTAACTTTAGCTTGCCGTAGAGTGGGGGATTTGTTTTTTCGTTGGCTAGAAACTACTAATACCCATAGGGGGATTAGGGCAATCCAAGCTAGAAACCAGGCTTTGAAAGGGGCTACGGTTAGCCCCATCAATACGCCGCTAATTAGGGAAATTAAGAGAGGGAGTAGGGAGATTAACCTTTCTCCCTGCTGTTTATTCAACTTCTGCGGCATCACCTGTGTCGGGGGGAACTATGGCTACTCCGGTAATGGCATCATCTTCATCCAGGCGTTGCACTCTAACACCAGTGGCCGATCGCGATTGGATGGAAATGGCATTTACCGCTTGACGAATAATGATGCCACGATTTGTTACCATCATGATTTCGTTATCGTTGTTGACGATACCCAGGGTGGCTAGTTGGTCTTTGGTTTTGCGGTTCTTAAATTTGGTCGCCATCAAACCTTGTCCGGCACGATTTTGTAGGCGGAATTGCCCGACGGGAACCCGCTTACCATATCCTCCCATTGTGATGACTAATACCCAAGGGCCGACGCTGGCGTTTTCTGGTACTTCTGCGGTGTCTTCGGCAATTTCGATATCTTCAGTTTCGATATCTTCGACTTCCTCGGTATTCAAGGTATCTAGAATTGCTGCTGGTAGAATATCCATGCCTACAAGTTCATCACCTGCTTTCAGTTTCATGGATTTCACCCCACGGGTTGCCCTACCTAGAGGACGCAGTTGTTCATGGTTACATCTAAAGTGAATCGCCATACCTAAGCGAGAACCAACAATTACGCTGTCCTCAACTCTGGCGCGACGTACCCACCGCAATTGGTCGCCTTCTTCTAGGGAGATGGCGATTAAGCCGTTGGCGCGGATATTACTAAAGGCTGCTAATTCTGTTTTCTTGATGTTGCCGCCTTTGGTGAGCATGACTAGGTATTCGTCACTGCTAAACTCATCTACGGGGACAATTGAGGTGATTTTTTCTTCTTTGGGAATGGGGAGGAGTTGGACGATGGGTGTACCGCGACTGGTGCGGGAACCCACGGGGATTTGATAGGCTTTGAGACAGTAGACGACACCGCGATCGCTAAAAAATAGTACGCTGTCATGGTCGCAACAAGTCAAGAAATGTTCGACGGTATCATCATCTTTAACTTTGGCTGCGGCTTTACCTCTGGTTGCACGGCTTTGGGCTTCAAAGGTATTGACGGGCATCCGTTTGATGTAACCTTGTTCTGTTAAGAGAATAATCGCTTTTTCGTTGGCGATGAGGTCGCGATCGTCAATTTCCCCTTCGGCGTGGGTGATGACTGTGCGTCGGGGTGTGGCGAAGCGGGTTTTGATGTCGGTGATTTCGGTTTCGATGATTTCGAGGATACGTTCACGCTTTGCCAAAATATCTTGTAAGTCGGCTATTTGGGTTTGTAAGTCCTCGTGTTCTTGCCGAATTTTATCTGCTTCTAAAGCTGTTAACCGCCGCAACTGCATCTGCAAAATTGCATCAGCTTGGACTTCAGAAAGCATATAGGTGGTGATTAACTCACCTTTGGCTGTGGGTGTATCGGAAGCACCGCGAATTAATTGGATAATTGCATCGAGATGGGATAGGGCAATTAACAAGCCTTGCAGGAGATGATCCCGTTCTTCGGCTTTCCGCAGTTCGTAACGAGTACGTCTGGTAATTGATTCGATGCGGAAATCGAGGAAGACTTCGAGGAATTGCTTGATGGTGAGGATTTGTGGTTCACCGTTCACCAACGCCAGCATATTAGCCCCAAAGTTGGCTTGTATGGGCGTTTGCTTGTAGAGGTTGTTGAGAACTACGCGGGGGTAAGCGTCGCGCTTGAGTTCAATAACGATTCTCATGCCGTCGCGATCGCTTTCATCCCGGATGTCTGCAATGCCTTCTATCCGCTTATCGTTCACCAACTCGGCTATTTTCTCAATTAACGCCGCTTTGTTGGTTTGATATGGTAATTCGGTGATGATGATCGCTTCTCTATCTGGTCTTCCCCGATGTTCGATGGTTTCGATGTTGGCGACACCGCGCATGGTGATAGAACCGCGTCCGGTGGTGTAGGCTTCCTTAATCGCCCCTGTTCCCAGGATTTGCGCCCCTGTGGGGAAGTCTGGGCCAGGGATGTACTGCATCAACTGGAGGTCGGTGATTTCTGGGTTGTGAATGACTGCGACTAACCCATCAATCAATTCTCCCAAGTTATGGGGCGGGATGTTGGTCGCCATCCCTACGGCGATCCCCGAAGAACCATTCAGGAGTAACTGGGGGATGCGGGATGGTAAAACTGTGGGTTCTTGTTGCGAACCATCGAAGTTATCGGCAAAATCTACGGTTTCCGATTCGATGTCTTGCAGTAAGGCGGCGCTGGTTAAGGCTTGCAAGCGACATTCTGTATAACGCATCGCCGCCGGGGGGTCGTTGTCTACAGAACCGAAGTTACCATGTCCGTTAATGAGGGGCGATCGCATGGAAAAATCCTGCGCCATCCGCACCAAGGCATCATACACGGCTGTATCGCCGTGGGGGTGATATTTACCCAACACTTCCCCCACTACACGGGCGCATTTTCTAAATGGGCGATCGTGGGTTAACCCTAACTCGTGCATGGCGTAGAGGATGCGACGATGCACAGGTTTTAGACCATCCCTGGCATCTGGTAGCGCCCTACCCACTATCACACTCATGGCGTATTCCAGATAAGACCGGGACATTTCGTTCCGCAGATCCGTCGGGATAATCCTCTCCTGTGAGGTTGTCATAGCCTAAAAAACTCCAAAAAACTTAGATTTTAGCCTTTGCACTTAGTAGAGCGCAAAATTACGCAAAATTTCTTCTGAATAATTGCCATATTTTGATACAATTCTAACACAATATTCCTTGTGTCTGCCGGGGTATATAAGCCATAAGTATGGTCAAAAATCTTATTGTTATTTAATTAAACAGCATTGTTTTCTTACAAATAAAAAGTCATTTCATTTTTTATTCGTAAAAATCATTCTAAAATTTCTTCAAAAGATTGCTGTACCTTGAGTTGAGATTCAATTAAGGGTGCTTTTGGTGCTAGAAAAAAGCCAATTAAACTAGCAAAAAGAATTGGCGTAAAAGGAGTAAAATTAGCCAATTTTGATAACAATAAAGTTGTACTGATTGGTGTGCGTGTGACGGCTGCATTAATAGCTGCCATTGTACAAATCATAGCCAGTGCGGGATTCAGCCCCGGAATTAAAATTGCGACTGCTTTACCTATACAAGCGCCAGTGAAAAATAAGGGAATAATAAACCCACCTCGCCAGCCTCCTGTGACTGTCATACTGATAGATGCCATCTTACCCAAGGCTAAAATCAACAGAAAAACAGCAGGAAAGTTTGTAGTTAGGACTGACTCTAATTCTTCATGTCCAAAATAGCGGGTTAGGGGCAAGAAAACTGCCAATATACCTAAACCCAATCCTGCTATTGTGGTGCGGATATATATGGGGCCGGGAAGCATCGTTAACAATCTGTTACAACCGCGAAAAATCGCCATGAAAATCCATGCTGCCAATGCCCCAATGATACCAAACAGAATAGCTAAAGCAAAATCATCGATGTTATCTAAACGGTACTGGGGAAAATGCCAAGTGGGTGCTATTCCTAAACGGGTGATGAAGGCAAATACTAAATAACTAGCACAACTAGCAACAATAGCTGGCATTAAAGCTTCATAGTATTCCACAATATGCTGATGGTGGAGAATTTCTAAGGCAAACATCGCCCCACCCAAAGGCGCACCAAATAAGGCAGTAAAACCAGCAGCCATCGCTGCTAAACTCATGGATCTGAGGTCTTCGCCTTGCAGACGCAAGCGATCGCCTACCCAAGTACCAAAAGAACCTGTAACCTGTACTAATGGGGCTTCCGGCCCTGCACTACCCCCAGCCGCAATGCTTACCAAAGAAGCGAGAATCATGGACGGATTTTTGCGTGCATCCAAGCGTCCGCCACGAAAATGGATATTATCAACAATTACAGCAATTTCCCCAGGATTTCCTAAAAAATGGATGACTAAGCCAATAATTAACCCAGCTATTGGCATAACTATCAGAAGGCTTATACCTGTAAACTTTTCTAGTTGATGAAGTAGAAGTTCTAGAATATTCCAGTACAAACCTGCAAACAAACCACATACAGTCCCCACCACTACCCAGCGTAAAACCCACTGCGAAATTACCAAAGGGTTACGCCTTGCTAGTCCAAAAAGTTGTGAAAACTTTCTGCGTTGAGTTTGGTCTGTGCGATCGCGGTTATCAGGTAGCATGGAGCCAATGTTAGGGAATCTTGATATTGGTTATGGTAATGCTGTTTGGTACTGATAGGGAATAGGGGTGTAGGGAAGAAAAACTAATGACTTTTATAAGCCCGGCGATAGTGTATGCCTAACAGCATCAAAGTTTAAGCTAGTGCGTGTATGTTTGAGGCAAGAGTCATGAATAAAGAAACTGTTCCTAGCCAAGCTGAGAAGATGAATCCTGAAGGTGAGGCTTTAAGTCCTGAAGTGTTGGATATGATTAAACATCCGCCCAAAATGGACGATGTGATTCGTGAACAATCACCTGATGAAAAGCGGGGAAATCAAGCTTTAGTTCCCGAAATGCTGGATGAACCAACGGACGAAATGACTGGGTTCTCAAAAGATGAGTGATGAGTGCTGGAGCGCGGTAGCGGTGCGTTTAGCACGTGCTGAGTGATGAGTGCTGAGTGGGGGAAGGATAGGAAAACAACTGTCAACTGATTAATTCTCCACAGAAGATACAATGGCATTCAGTATCTTCCTGCTACTCTGTCGCCATGTTAAGCGTTATCTATTCCGATGAGTTTCTAGACCATAAAACCGGAAATTACCACCCAGAAAAACCAGAACGGTTAAAAGCAATTGTTCAAGCTTTAAAGGATGCGGCTTTTGCGGAAAAAATTGTATGGCGTGAACCTACACCCGCACTAGAAAACTCATCGGTAATGCAGCTTTTGGTTAACGTTCATAGTCCTGGTTACATCAATAAAATCAAAGAAATTGCGACTACTGGCGGCGGTTATCTGGATGGTGATACTCCTGTTTCTCCCCGTAGCTATGATGTGGCTTTATTGGCGGTGAGTGCTTGGTTGGATGGAATTAATACGGTACTTACTTCAGAAAATCCAGCTTTTGTGCTGGCGCGTCCACCAGGACACCATGCTGAAAGTGATGCGGGGATGGGATTTTGTCTATTTTCTAATGCAGCGATCGCAGCTTATTATGCCTTAGAAATGCAAGGAATTAACCGTGTCGCTATTATCGATTGGGATGTACATCATGGTAACGGTACACAGGCGATCGTGGAAACTAATCCCCAAATTGCTTACTGTTCTCTGCATCAATACCCCTGTTATCCAGGTACAGGTAGGGCTACAGAACGCGGTTTCCATAACAATGTGTTAAATCTACCTGTTCCACCCGGTAGTGATATTAGTGTATATCAGCCATTGTGGGAGAAAAAGGTAGTCCCATTTTTAACTGAATTTCAACCAGATTTATTAATAGTTAGTGCAGGTTATGATGCTAATGCTGATGATCCTCTAGCCAGTGTTAATCTACAACCACAGGATTATGGTTTATTTACTAATTATTGTTTAGGAATAACTCGCAAAATATTATTTGGCTTAGAGGGTGGCTATGATTTAGATACCCTTTCTCAGTCTGTTGTAGCGACTATTAATAGTTGTTTGAGGTGAATTTTTAGGATGAGCAGTTCAGCGCCAAAACCATGATTTAGCGAAAGAATCAATGTTTTTAAACGCATCTTCCTGTCGTCCAGGTTTGACAGTAAAAATATTCACGAAAGTAATTCTACTCATATAATTACGGAGTTTGGTAAACCTGACTCAACAGTTGGGAAATTGCTTCTCCATTACCAGAACCAACTAAACTCAAATTTAAAGGTGATTGACTGATAAATTGAGCGTAGGCAGGTGTTAAATAAGACTTGTATTCTTGGCGATCGCTTAGATAAGTTTGGAAGAAAGCCACACCCAAAGCATTCATATAAGTGTGAACATTTTTTCTCTCAGGGCCTAGTAATCCTTGGGGTACAGGAATGACATTTTCACCATTTGGGAGGTCTGATTGTGCCGAGAAGTGAGTTCCATTCTCGATCACAGCTAAGTATTTATCTTTGTTGGGTAAGTTGGTAAACGGTCGAATTTGTTCAGGAACTGCGGGGGTAAATATATCTTGACTTCCAGCCACCATCATTACGGGAACTGGTATTGTACTCATACCTGTTTGCCCAAAAACGACACTACCTAAAGGATTCATCACCATAATCGCTTTAATGCGATCGTCTTTAACAGAATAGTTGTCTGGTTTGAGGTCGAGGGCGCGACATTGGAGAAATGTGGAAATATTTAAGGAACGATTAGGGTTACATTCTTGGCGAATTTTAGCAAAATCAAAGGTTCCACCCGCTAACGCTAAAGCTGTATAACCGCCAAGGGAATGTCCAATTACACCCACCTGTTGTAGATTTAATTTATCTTTAAATCTAGAGTCAGTCTCGCTCAAACGTTGGAGTTCATCTAACAGGTATTTGACATCTAAAGGACGGTCAATTAATTCCGTTGGTCGGGGAGGACTAGCAATTCCGGCTAAAAATTGTTGAAATTGCTTAGAGTTAGCTACAGGATGGTCAAGGGCAGCAACAACGAAACCATGAGATGCTAAATGTTGAGCGAGATAAACAAAGCCATTGCGATTGTCCGCCAAACCGTGAGAAATAACGATGACTGGGTAAGGTGTTGATGTTGCTGATTGCGATTGAGGTAAATAAACATCAACATCATATTTCCGTTCTAGAACAGTTCTGGACTGCCCATCACGAGAGCGATCATGTAAGTTTAGGGTTATTTTTGTAGTATTAAATCCACCAGATTTACGAATATTTGGTCTTTGATTAAAATCTATCGACTGTGAATTAGTAGCTTCTTGGTTGGCGATTTGTTGAATTTTAGCAATGACTACATCTCTTTTTTGTAGTAATTCTGATAACTGCCCCATTGTCTTTACAGTTTCTGAGAAATTGAGACGAATACTGGGGCTAGAATAGTTTTTAAGAATATTAACTAAAGATAGTCCTTCAGGACTTGCTGCTGATAATATGAGTGCAGAACGCAGAGCATAAAAACCATTTTGTCTGTTTTGAGTCTGAATTAATTCTCCGAAACGTTGCAGCATTTTCTCACCAATTGGAGAATATGTGAATTGAGATACAAGCGTCGGAGAAAGTGGAAATTTAGTCCTAAGAAAATCCCTTGCCAGCTTTAATTGTTCTGGGTTAGCACGGTTGGCATAAAATGCGAAGTTTTTAGAAATTTTACCTTCATTAACGAATACTTCTAAATCTGCTGTAGCAATATCAAAATCACCAAAAGGTGGGTAATTAAACTCAATGCGTTCTGCTGCGATTACAGGAGTAGTAATAGCTATACTGGAAACCATACCTAAGAAATAGCCAACAGATTTTTTCCACATGAATAATTTACGGACTTAAATGTGTAAGGTTGTGTGTAAATAGATGACGATAGTGAATCTTTTTAAATTACTGCGATCGCACTCAACAAAACTAGTACCAATGGCACAATACCCCTAGCAATCCCTCAAGAAATTAGCGATGATCTACACTGGATCGCAGACCATCGCGTTGTTACAGATTGACTGGGTGAATCTTACCTGCGTTAGTTATGCAGGTTAAATCTGTAACAACTTATTAGGCTGATTGATGAGCGGGTGTGATTAACAAACGACCGATATTAATGTTACTTGGTTGTTCGAGTATGAAGCGAATGGCTTTAGCAATATCTTGAGCAACAAGGGGTTGTTCTATTGCCACTATTTGCTTTTGCTCATCACTCCAGTTTTGATATAGATTTGTCGCCACTTTCCCTGGTTCAACGCAACCCACACCAACCCCACTACCTGCTAATTCCAAACGTAGGCAATCGGTAAAGGACTCAATGGCGTGTTTTGTACCACAATAAGCCGCCATTGTAGGATAGTTAGTTGTCCCAGAAATACTAGACAAATTGACAATAAACCCGTTGCTTTGTTGTTTAAAATGTTTGGCAAAGAAATATGCCAATCGAAATGCAGATTCTACATTGATGCGAACCATTTGGCAAATTTCTTCGATATCAATAGTTTCTACAGTACCAACAACCATCACACCCGCATTATTTACCAGTGCATCTACCCGTCCAAAGGAATTAAGCGCTGTTTCTAATAAGTGTTGAGGTAAATCTGGCTCTGTAACTTCGCTGGCAAAAAAAGTAGCATTGGTAAGTTTACTAGCGAGTTTCTCAAGTTTATCTTGATTTCTAGCAGTGAGAACAAGACTAACACCTGCGCTATCCAATTCATGAGCAGTGGCTTCACCAATCCCACTACTAGCACCAGTGATGATGGCAACTTTATTTTTTAAGTCCATAAGTTTGTTTGTTAATTGTAATATGAAGTCTCAGATTTCTACCGCCAAATTACCAATCACAGCATCCTTCAATACTGGATACATAATGTATTCAAAGGGGAAATTTGTACCGCTCACGATGTTTTCGACAATCTTGCCGTCTCTCAAGGTAAGAATATGAACTTCCTTTAGAGGTACAATTTGATGAGTGGCTTTTATACCGTAATAATCTTTCCAAAAAACAGTTGTTGCTGTGAACCTGACTACAACTTTGTCATCAACGCCGAAAATATCATCAATTACAAAATACTTCACAGGCCAAGCATCAGCAAAGGCAGAAAAGATTTGCTTGTAGTTTTCCCGTCCTTGAATGGGTGCGGCAGGACTTAAGCCAGTTGTTACTATAATATTTGAGTCTAGGGTTTCATCAAATATTTCTAAATTAGCTTTGCCAATTCCTTCATTCATGAATTGGATCGCGATCGCCAAATTCTGTTCGACTTGAGTCATTTTTAGCCTCACAATAACTTTTCTTGGCTATCTACCGTCGCAATGCCTTCAGTCCTAAATTGGGAAACAATTTACTTACCACGGCAATCGGCAAAGTATTTGGGTGTAACTCCGGTATATTTTTTGAAGTGTTTGGTCAAATGGCTTTGATCTGCACAGCCAACCATGAGGGCGATATCAGCGATCGCATATTGTCCTTGTTGGAGTAATTCTTTAGCTTTCTCCATCCTTTGCTGAAGTACATATTGATAGGGTGCGATACCCATAGATTGCTTAAACAATCGGCAAAAATAATATGGGCTGATACCGTAAATTCTGGCTAGTTCAGTTAACTGGATTGGTTGGTCTAAATGGCTATGGATATAGCTTAATATTTGCTGAAATCTATGAGCTGACACAAAATCACTCGATAGTTGTTGATTGCAGAAATGGATAGTCGGTATAACCTTTCTCATCACCTCCATAGAAGGTATTACGGTCGGGTTGATTCAACGGGGCATTTAACCGCAGACGTTCTGGTAAATCTGGATTAGCTAGAAACAATTCACCAAAAGAAACTAAGTCAGCAACACCACTAGCAATCGCCGCATCTCCTTTTTCCCTGTCGTAACCCCCATTAGCAATTAGGGTTCCTGAATAAAGAGGGAGAAAATCACAGACGGGAATTGGCTTACCCCCATGTCGGATATCTGCTGGTGATGCTTCCATTAGGTGAAGATAGCCTAAACCGAAGGTATTAAGTGCAGCGATCGCATAGCTAAATAAAGCTTGGGGGTCAGAGTCATGAACATCATTATATGTGTTACTGGGTGAAAGCTTAATTCCTACGCGATTTGCACCCCAAACACTACATACAACTTCCGTAACTTCTAAGAGAAAACGCACCCGATTTTCG harbors:
- a CDS encoding helix-turn-helix transcriptional regulator; this encodes MSAHRFQQILSYIHSHLDQPIQLTELARIYGISPYYFCRLFKQSMGIAPYQYVLQQRMEKAKELLQQGQYAIADIALMVGCADQSHLTKHFKKYTGVTPKYFADCRGK
- a CDS encoding alpha/beta hydrolase — protein: MWKKSVGYFLGMVSSIAITTPVIAAERIEFNYPPFGDFDIATADLEVFVNEGKISKNFAFYANRANPEQLKLARDFLRTKFPLSPTLVSQFTYSPIGEKMLQRFGELIQTQNRQNGFYALRSALILSAASPEGLSLVNILKNYSSPSIRLNFSETVKTMGQLSELLQKRDVVIAKIQQIANQEATNSQSIDFNQRPNIRKSGGFNTTKITLNLHDRSRDGQSRTVLERKYDVDVYLPQSQSATSTPYPVIVISHGLADNRNGFVYLAQHLASHGFVVAALDHPVANSKQFQQFLAGIASPPRPTELIDRPLDVKYLLDELQRLSETDSRFKDKLNLQQVGVIGHSLGGYTALALAGGTFDFAKIRQECNPNRSLNISTFLQCRALDLKPDNYSVKDDRIKAIMVMNPLGSVVFGQTGMSTIPVPVMMVAGSQDIFTPAVPEQIRPFTNLPNKDKYLAVIENGTHFSAQSDLPNGENVIPVPQGLLGPERKNVHTYMNALGVAFFQTYLSDRQEYKSYLTPAYAQFISQSPLNLSLVGSGNGEAISQLLSQVYQTP
- the lnt gene encoding apolipoprotein N-acyltransferase — encoded protein: MPQKLNKQQGERLISLLPLLISLISGVLMGLTVAPFKAWFLAWIALIPLWVLVVSSQRKNKSPTLRQAKVTSPPTSPTSPTSSSPPPPLLGLAWGIGYHGVALFWITGIHPMDWLGVPWWPSLAIAIFCLSFVSLYGGVLVAIWAACLTRLSEQKSWLRILIATAIWCALESLWSAGSLWWSSLAYTQSPYNLVILHLGQISGPNLVTAAIVSINGLIAEGWLNRKHEVLSKYLATATVLLITLHLIGFYLYNAPIAQPPDAAIKVGIVQGNIPNKIKLLPQGLRRAITGYTEGYLTLVNQGVDAVLTPEGALPFFQRDLPTTPLVSAVKEKGKVAWVGAFGERGRSYTNSLFTVNSQGEITSRYDKSKLVPLGEYIPFEEIIGGLIQRLSPLDEHQVHGLPNQIFDTPFGRAIVGICYESAFPEVFRRQTAAGGQFILSASNDAHYSAPMPFQHHAQDIMRAIENDRWSVRATNTGYSAFVDPHGKTLWISGYNTYETHAETIYRRQTKTLYVRWGDWFTPLLLGLSVLGKFVIRN
- a CDS encoding SDR family oxidoreductase is translated as MDLKNKVAIITGASSGIGEATAHELDSAGVSLVLTARNQDKLEKLASKLTNATFFASEVTEPDLPQHLLETALNSFGRVDALVNNAGVMVVGTVETIDIEEICQMVRINVESAFRLAYFFAKHFKQQSNGFIVNLSSISGTTNYPTMAAYCGTKHAIESFTDCLRLELAGSGVGVGCVEPGKVATNLYQNWSDEQKQIVAIEQPLVAQDIAKAIRFILEQPSNINIGRLLITPAHQSA
- the gyrA gene encoding DNA topoisomerase (ATP-hydrolyzing) subunit A, whose product is MTTSQERIIPTDLRNEMSRSYLEYAMSVIVGRALPDARDGLKPVHRRILYAMHELGLTHDRPFRKCARVVGEVLGKYHPHGDTAVYDALVRMAQDFSMRSPLINGHGNFGSVDNDPPAAMRYTECRLQALTSAALLQDIESETVDFADNFDGSQQEPTVLPSRIPQLLLNGSSGIAVGMATNIPPHNLGELIDGLVAVIHNPEITDLQLMQYIPGPDFPTGAQILGTGAIKEAYTTGRGSITMRGVANIETIEHRGRPDREAIIITELPYQTNKAALIEKIAELVNDKRIEGIADIRDESDRDGMRIVIELKRDAYPRVVLNNLYKQTPIQANFGANMLALVNGEPQILTIKQFLEVFLDFRIESITRRTRYELRKAEERDHLLQGLLIALSHLDAIIQLIRGASDTPTAKGELITTYMLSEVQADAILQMQLRRLTALEADKIRQEHEDLQTQIADLQDILAKRERILEIIETEITDIKTRFATPRRTVITHAEGEIDDRDLIANEKAIILLTEQGYIKRMPVNTFEAQSRATRGKAAAKVKDDDTVEHFLTCCDHDSVLFFSDRGVVYCLKAYQIPVGSRTSRGTPIVQLLPIPKEEKITSIVPVDEFSSDEYLVMLTKGGNIKKTELAAFSNIRANGLIAISLEEGDQLRWVRRARVEDSVIVGSRLGMAIHFRCNHEQLRPLGRATRGVKSMKLKAGDELVGMDILPAAILDTLNTEEVEDIETEDIEIAEDTAEVPENASVGPWVLVITMGGYGKRVPVGQFRLQNRAGQGLMATKFKNRKTKDQLATLGIVNNDNEIMMVTNRGIIIRQAVNAISIQSRSATGVRVQRLDEDDAITGVAIVPPDTGDAAEVE
- a CDS encoding ester cyclase; the protein is MTQVEQNLAIAIQFMNEGIGKANLEIFDETLDSNIIVTTGLSPAAPIQGRENYKQIFSAFADAWPVKYFVIDDIFGVDDKVVVRFTATTVFWKDYYGIKATHQIVPLKEVHILTLRDGKIVENIVSGTNFPFEYIMYPVLKDAVIGNLAVEI
- a CDS encoding chloride channel protein; this translates as MLPDNRDRTDQTQRRKFSQLFGLARRNPLVISQWVLRWVVVGTVCGLFAGLYWNILELLLHQLEKFTGISLLIVMPIAGLIIGLVIHFLGNPGEIAVIVDNIHFRGGRLDARKNPSMILASLVSIAAGGSAGPEAPLVQVTGSFGTWVGDRLRLQGEDLRSMSLAAMAAGFTALFGAPLGGAMFALEILHHQHIVEYYEALMPAIVASCASYLVFAFITRLGIAPTWHFPQYRLDNIDDFALAILFGIIGALAAWIFMAIFRGCNRLLTMLPGPIYIRTTIAGLGLGILAVFLPLTRYFGHEELESVLTTNFPAVFLLILALGKMASISMTVTGGWRGGFIIPLFFTGACIGKAVAILIPGLNPALAMICTMAAINAAVTRTPISTTLLLSKLANFTPFTPILFASLIGFFLAPKAPLIESQLKVQQSFEEILE
- a CDS encoding histone deacetylase family protein; translated protein: MLSVIYSDEFLDHKTGNYHPEKPERLKAIVQALKDAAFAEKIVWREPTPALENSSVMQLLVNVHSPGYINKIKEIATTGGGYLDGDTPVSPRSYDVALLAVSAWLDGINTVLTSENPAFVLARPPGHHAESDAGMGFCLFSNAAIAAYYALEMQGINRVAIIDWDVHHGNGTQAIVETNPQIAYCSLHQYPCYPGTGRATERGFHNNVLNLPVPPGSDISVYQPLWEKKVVPFLTEFQPDLLIVSAGYDANADDPLASVNLQPQDYGLFTNYCLGITRKILFGLEGGYDLDTLSQSVVATINSCLR